One bacterium genomic region harbors:
- the nth gene encoding endonuclease III: MTRQEKAQRIATLLEQLYEDPPIPLDHVDSYTLLIAVLLSAQCTDVRVNQVTPTLFANASTPQQMVELSVDKIREIIKPCGLSPQKSKAIHGLSQILIETHAGNVPQSFEELEALPGVGHKTASVVMSQCFGLPAFPVDTHIHRLAERWGLSDGRNVEQTERDLKKLFPQQSWNKLHLQIIYFGREHCPARGHDLAACPICSWAATKKRIAEQSAKPTKSRSGSGTRSAPRASTRR, encoded by the coding sequence ATGACGCGCCAGGAGAAGGCCCAGCGCATCGCGACTCTCCTCGAGCAGCTCTACGAGGATCCGCCGATCCCACTGGACCACGTCGACTCGTACACCTTGTTGATCGCTGTACTGCTCTCCGCGCAGTGCACGGATGTGCGAGTGAACCAGGTCACACCGACCCTTTTCGCCAACGCGAGCACACCGCAGCAGATGGTCGAACTCAGCGTCGATAAGATCCGCGAAATCATCAAGCCGTGCGGACTGTCCCCACAGAAGTCGAAGGCAATCCACGGGCTTTCGCAGATCCTGATCGAAACGCACGCCGGAAACGTGCCGCAGAGCTTCGAAGAACTGGAGGCGTTGCCCGGAGTGGGGCACAAGACTGCGAGCGTGGTCATGAGTCAGTGCTTCGGCCTGCCCGCCTTTCCGGTCGACACGCACATCCACCGCCTGGCAGAACGCTGGGGTCTATCCGACGGACGAAATGTCGAACAGACAGAACGCGATCTGAAGAAGCTGTTCCCGCAACAGAGCTGGAACAAACTGCACTTGCAGATCATCTACTTCGGACGCGAACACTGCCCCGCACGCGGGCACGATCTGGCTGCCTGTCCGATCTGCAGTTGGGCGGCGACGAAGAAGCGCATCGCCGAACAGAGTGCGAAGCCTACTAAGTCCCGATCCGGGTCAGGCACACGATCGGCCCCTCGGGCGTCGACTCGCCGCTGA
- a CDS encoding cupin, producing MPKLIQEPTTIEAAGEIPKRIDEYVGRVNTKEAGLSIAHMRSPAGWSEPGQRPEFVEYSIVLAGCIRVEHEDGEFEARAGQAIVCQPGEWVRYSTPGPEGAEYLAVCLPAFSPDTVNRDPET from the coding sequence GTGCCGAAACTGATTCAAGAGCCTACGACGATCGAAGCAGCGGGCGAAATTCCCAAGCGCATCGACGAGTACGTAGGCCGGGTCAATACGAAAGAAGCGGGCCTGAGCATCGCCCATATGCGCTCACCTGCCGGTTGGAGTGAACCCGGACAGCGACCGGAGTTCGTCGAGTACAGCATCGTCCTCGCCGGCTGCATACGCGTTGAACACGAAGATGGGGAATTCGAAGCACGAGCCGGCCAGGCCATCGTCTGCCAGCCGGGCGAGTGGGTGCGTTACAGCACGCCGGGTCCGGAAGGGGCCGAGTACCTGGCCGTGTGCCTGCCCGCTTTCTCGCCCGATACTGTGAATCGAGACCCGGAAACATGA
- the hemH gene encoding ferrochelatase: MSESETKIGVLLVNLGTPRSPGTADVRRYLREFLSDPAVIDTSAATRWLLVNTIIAPFRAPRSAALYRSIWGAGGRPEDSPLLAHGLALRGEVARQLGETHQVELAMRYGEPSIEAALERLAGSELSRIVLVPLFPQYASSSSGSTIARVFQLVKQWPELPGIDAIEDFFVEPGWIGALAAVSEPALESFSPDHVLMSYHGLPERQIRKLDVAGKHCLEREDCCDSVRAPNRRCYRAQCYATSRALAAKLGLSDDDYSVAFQSRLGRAAWIRPYTDETLPRLAARGVKRLAVLCPSFVADCLETLEEIGMRARQQWLDAGGEALRTIPCVNEDERWAIGLAQMVRSRGQA; this comes from the coding sequence ATGAGCGAATCGGAGACGAAGATCGGGGTTCTGCTGGTAAACCTGGGAACCCCGCGCTCGCCCGGTACCGCCGACGTACGCCGCTATCTGCGCGAGTTCCTGAGCGATCCGGCGGTGATCGATACCTCGGCCGCGACTCGCTGGCTGCTGGTCAATACGATCATCGCGCCGTTTCGCGCCCCCCGTTCCGCGGCACTGTACCGCTCGATCTGGGGTGCAGGCGGCCGGCCCGAAGACTCTCCACTTCTCGCTCACGGTCTCGCGTTGCGCGGCGAAGTCGCGCGCCAACTCGGCGAGACTCATCAGGTCGAACTGGCCATGCGCTACGGCGAGCCTTCGATCGAAGCGGCGCTGGAGAGACTGGCTGGATCCGAGCTGTCTCGGATCGTGCTGGTTCCGCTGTTTCCGCAGTACGCGTCTTCATCGTCGGGCTCGACGATCGCGCGTGTGTTCCAGCTGGTGAAACAGTGGCCGGAACTCCCAGGCATCGACGCGATTGAGGACTTCTTTGTCGAACCGGGCTGGATCGGAGCGTTGGCGGCGGTGAGCGAACCCGCTCTGGAGAGTTTTTCGCCCGATCACGTGCTGATGAGCTACCACGGTCTGCCCGAACGGCAGATCCGCAAGCTCGACGTCGCCGGGAAGCACTGCCTGGAACGCGAGGATTGTTGCGATTCTGTGCGGGCCCCGAACCGGCGTTGTTATCGCGCCCAGTGCTACGCAACATCGCGCGCACTCGCCGCGAAGCTCGGCCTGTCAGACGATGATTATTCGGTCGCATTCCAATCCAGGCTAGGTCGCGCTGCCTGGATCCGGCCCTACACCGATGAAACGCTGCCGCGGCTGGCGGCGCGGGGCGTGAAGCGGCTCGCCGTGCTCTGCCCATCGTTTGTCGCCGACTGCCTCGAGACACTCGAGGAGATCGGAATGCGCGCGCGCCAGCAGTGGCTCGACGCCGGAGGCGAAGCCCTGCGAACCATCCCCTGCGTGAATGAAGACGAACGCTGGGCGATCGGACTCGCGCAGATGGTACGATCGCGCGGACAAGCCTGA